Proteins found in one Gadus macrocephalus chromosome 23, ASM3116895v1 genomic segment:
- the LOC132452986 gene encoding leukocyte elastase inhibitor-like isoform X1: MDTMASSTPLTEANTTFTLALFKRITEENKSGNVFYSPLSISSALAMVLLGARGNTSTQMSEALQHQKGEEDINASFSKLLSELNKPDALYSLSLANRLYGEKTYQFVQEFLDETRKYYQADLQSVDFQAKAEEARVEINTWVEKQTQDKIKDLLVPGVVDSLTRLVLVNAIYFKGKWDEPFKEEATMETAFKLNKNDTKKVKMMYQKARFLLAFIREANCQILELPYEGKELSMLICLPMEIEDGTTGLEKLEAMLTYETFMEWTRLDRLYHGEVIVGLPRFKMTQTYDMKDLLVSMGMVDAFDQGLSDFSGMSSANDLVLSKVVHKAFVEVNEEGTEAAAATAARVEKRSAPTTPRFDADHPFLFFIRHNPSKSILFAGRYSSPE; this comes from the exons ATGG ACACAATGGCATCCTCAACCCCTTTGACCGAGGCCAACACCACCTTTACCCTGGCGTTGTTCAAAAGGATCACGGAGGAAAACAAGTCTGGCAATGTCTTCTACTCTCCTCTCAGCATCTCTTCGGCCTTGGCCATGGTGCTGCTGGGTGCACGGGGGAACACCTCCACACAGATGTCAGag GCGCTGCAACATCAGAAGGGCGAAGAGGACATCAACGCCAGCTTCTCCAAACTGCTGAGCGAGCTGAACAAGCCAGACGCGCTGTACTCCCTCAGTCTGGCCAACAGGCTGTATGGAGAGAAGACCTACCAGTTTGTTCAG GAGTTCCTGGATGAAACCAGGAAGTACTACCAGGCAGACCTCCAGTCTGTGGACTTCCAAGCCAAGGCAGAGGAGGCCAGGGTGGAGATAAACACCTGGGTGGAGAAACAGACACAAG ATAAAATCAAGGACCTGTTGGTACCTGGTGTGGTTGACTCGCTGACCAGGTTGGTGCTGGTCAACGCCATCTACTTCAAGGGAAAGTGGGACGAGCCGTTCAAGGAGGAAGCCACCATGGAGACTGCCTTCAAACTGAACAAG AATGACACTAAGAAAGTGAAGATGATGTACCAGAAAGCAAGGTTCCTTCTTGCCTTCATTCGTGAGGCAAATTGCCAG ATCCTGGAGCTGCCCTATGAAGGCAAAGAACTCAGCATGCTGATCTGCCTGCCTATGGAAATTGAGGACGGCACCACCGGCCTGGAGAAG CTGGAAGCGATGCTGACCTACGAGACCTTCATGGAATGGACCCGGCTAGACAGGTTGTACCACGGTGAAGTCATTGTGGGCCTGCCGCGATTCAAGATGACGCAGACCTACGACATGAAAGACCTGCTGGTCAGCATGGGCATGGTGGACGCCTTCGACCAGGGCCTCAGTGACTTCTCTG GCATGTCCTCGGCCAACGACCTGGTGCTGTCTAAGGTGGTCCACAAGGCCTTCGTGGAGGTCAACGAGGAGGGCAccgaggccgccgccgccaccgctgccCGCGTTGAGAAGCGTAGCGCCCCTACAACCCCCCGATTCGACGCCGACCaccccttcctcttcttcatccgCCACAACCCCAGCAAGAGCATCCTGTTCGCCGGCCGCTACAGCTCACCTGAGTGA
- the LOC132452986 gene encoding leukocyte elastase inhibitor-like isoform X2, whose product MASSTPLTEANTTFTLALFKRITEENKSGNVFYSPLSISSALAMVLLGARGNTSTQMSEALQHQKGEEDINASFSKLLSELNKPDALYSLSLANRLYGEKTYQFVQEFLDETRKYYQADLQSVDFQAKAEEARVEINTWVEKQTQDKIKDLLVPGVVDSLTRLVLVNAIYFKGKWDEPFKEEATMETAFKLNKNDTKKVKMMYQKARFLLAFIREANCQILELPYEGKELSMLICLPMEIEDGTTGLEKLEAMLTYETFMEWTRLDRLYHGEVIVGLPRFKMTQTYDMKDLLVSMGMVDAFDQGLSDFSGMSSANDLVLSKVVHKAFVEVNEEGTEAAAATAARVEKRSAPTTPRFDADHPFLFFIRHNPSKSILFAGRYSSPE is encoded by the exons ATGGCATCCTCAACCCCTTTGACCGAGGCCAACACCACCTTTACCCTGGCGTTGTTCAAAAGGATCACGGAGGAAAACAAGTCTGGCAATGTCTTCTACTCTCCTCTCAGCATCTCTTCGGCCTTGGCCATGGTGCTGCTGGGTGCACGGGGGAACACCTCCACACAGATGTCAGag GCGCTGCAACATCAGAAGGGCGAAGAGGACATCAACGCCAGCTTCTCCAAACTGCTGAGCGAGCTGAACAAGCCAGACGCGCTGTACTCCCTCAGTCTGGCCAACAGGCTGTATGGAGAGAAGACCTACCAGTTTGTTCAG GAGTTCCTGGATGAAACCAGGAAGTACTACCAGGCAGACCTCCAGTCTGTGGACTTCCAAGCCAAGGCAGAGGAGGCCAGGGTGGAGATAAACACCTGGGTGGAGAAACAGACACAAG ATAAAATCAAGGACCTGTTGGTACCTGGTGTGGTTGACTCGCTGACCAGGTTGGTGCTGGTCAACGCCATCTACTTCAAGGGAAAGTGGGACGAGCCGTTCAAGGAGGAAGCCACCATGGAGACTGCCTTCAAACTGAACAAG AATGACACTAAGAAAGTGAAGATGATGTACCAGAAAGCAAGGTTCCTTCTTGCCTTCATTCGTGAGGCAAATTGCCAG ATCCTGGAGCTGCCCTATGAAGGCAAAGAACTCAGCATGCTGATCTGCCTGCCTATGGAAATTGAGGACGGCACCACCGGCCTGGAGAAG CTGGAAGCGATGCTGACCTACGAGACCTTCATGGAATGGACCCGGCTAGACAGGTTGTACCACGGTGAAGTCATTGTGGGCCTGCCGCGATTCAAGATGACGCAGACCTACGACATGAAAGACCTGCTGGTCAGCATGGGCATGGTGGACGCCTTCGACCAGGGCCTCAGTGACTTCTCTG GCATGTCCTCGGCCAACGACCTGGTGCTGTCTAAGGTGGTCCACAAGGCCTTCGTGGAGGTCAACGAGGAGGGCAccgaggccgccgccgccaccgctgccCGCGTTGAGAAGCGTAGCGCCCCTACAACCCCCCGATTCGACGCCGACCaccccttcctcttcttcatccgCCACAACCCCAGCAAGAGCATCCTGTTCGCCGGCCGCTACAGCTCACCTGAGTGA
- the LOC132452983 gene encoding leukocyte elastase inhibitor-like isoform X3 yields the protein MASSTPLTEANTTFTLALFKKITEENKTGNVFYSPLSISSALAMVLLGARGNTSTQMSEVLCFSEAEGPQQQALPALAQMQMQQRAPTTFLPPFLLKRMALQHQKGEEDINASFSKLLSELNKPDALYSLSLANRLYGEKTYQFVQEFLDETRKYYQADLQSVDFKAKAEEARVEINTWVEKQTQDKIKDLLVPGVVDSLTKLVLVNAIYFKGKWDKQFKEEATKETAFKLNKNDTKKVKMMHHKATFPLAFIPEANCQILELPYEGKELSMLICLPMEIEDGTTGLEKLEAMLTYETFMEWTRPDMMDQSEVNVGLPRFKMTQTYDMKDLLVSMGMVDAFDQGLSDFSGMSSANDLVLSKVVHKAFVEVNEEGTEAAAATAAIMMLRCIRVIPQFVADHPFLFFIRHNPSKSILFAGRYSSPE from the exons ATGGCATCCTCAACCCCTTTGACCGAGGCCAACACCACCTTTACCCTGGCGTTGTTCAAAAAGATCACGGAGGAAAACAAGACTGGCAATGTCTTCTACTCTCCTCTCAGCATCTCTTCGGCCCTGGCCATGGTGCTGCTGGGTGCACGGGGGAACACCTCCACACAGATGTCAGAg GTGCTCTGCTTCTCCGAGGCAGAGGGACCCCAGCAGCAGGCTCTTCCAGCACTGGCACAGATGCAGATGCAGCAGAGGGCGCCCACCACCTTTCTGCCACCGTTTCTGCTCAAGAGGATG GCGCTGCAACATCAGAAGGGCGAAGAGGACATCAACGCCAGCTTCTCCAAACTGCTGAGCGAGCTGAACAAGCCAGACGCGCTGTACTCCCTCAGTCTGGCCAACAGGCTGTATGGAGAGAAGACTTACCAGTTTGTTCAG GAGTTCCTGGATGAAACCAGGAAGTACTACCAGGCAGACCTTCAGTCTGTGGACTTCAAAGCCAAGGCAGAGGAGGCCAGGGTGGAGATAAACACCTGGGTGGAGAAACAGACACAAG ATAAAATCAAGGACCTGTTGGTACCTGGTGTGGTTGACTCGCTGACAAAGTTGGTGCTGGTCAACGCCATCTACTTCAAGGGAAAGTGGGACAAGCAGTTTAAGGAGGAAGCCACCAAGGAGACTGCCTTCAAACTGAACAAG AATGACACTAAGAAGGTGAAGATGATGCACCACAAAGCAACTTTCCCACTTGCCTTCATCCCTGAGGCCAATTGCCAG ATCCTGGAGCTGCCCTATGAAGGCAAAGAACTCAGCATGCTGATCTGCCTCCCAATGGAAATTGAGGACGGCACCACCGGCCTGGAGAAG CTGGAAGCGATGCTGACCTACGAGACCTTCATGGAATGGACCCGGCCAGACATGATGGACCAGAGTGAAGTCAATGTGGGCCTGCCGCGATTCAAGATGACGCAGACCTACGACATGAAAGACCTGCTGGTCAGCATGGGCATGGTGGACGCCTTCGACCAGGGCCTCAGTGACTTCTCTG GCATGTCCTCGGCCAACGACCTGGTGCTGTCCAAGGTGGTCCACAAGGCCTTCGTGGAGGTCAACGAGGAGGGCAccgaggccgccgccgccaccgctgccATCATGATGCTGCGATGCATCAGGGTTATCCCCCAATTCGTCGCCGACCaccccttcctcttcttcatccgCCACAACCCCAGCAAGAGCATCCTGTTCGCCGGCCGCTACAGCTCACCTGAGTGA
- the LOC132452983 gene encoding leukocyte elastase inhibitor-like isoform X1, with protein sequence MTIQEALLTGSLALAKDCLGLSKTLWAFPNTIDIIDISLFSYLYLSLVKDRNTLHTMASSTPLTEANTTFTLALFKKITEENKTGNVFYSPLSISSALAMVLLGARGNTSTQMSEVLCFSEAEGPQQQALPALAQMQMQQRAPTTFLPPFLLKRMALQHQKGEEDINASFSKLLSELNKPDALYSLSLANRLYGEKTYQFVQEFLDETRKYYQADLQSVDFKAKAEEARVEINTWVEKQTQDKIKDLLVPGVVDSLTKLVLVNAIYFKGKWDKQFKEEATKETAFKLNKNDTKKVKMMHHKATFPLAFIPEANCQILELPYEGKELSMLICLPMEIEDGTTGLEKLEAMLTYETFMEWTRPDMMDQSEVNVGLPRFKMTQTYDMKDLLVSMGMVDAFDQGLSDFSGMSSANDLVLSKVVHKAFVEVNEEGTEAAAATAAIMMLRCIRVIPQFVADHPFLFFIRHNPSKSILFAGRYSSPE encoded by the exons ATGACAATTCAGGAAGCACTCCTGACAGGTTCGTTGGCGTTGGCCAAAGATTGCTTAGGCTTGAGTAAAACGTTATGGGCGTTTCCGAATACCATCGACATTATCGACATTAGTCTCTTCTCTTACCTTTACCTATCGCTTGTCAAGGACAGGAACACACTGC ACACAATGGCATCCTCAACCCCTTTGACCGAGGCCAACACCACCTTTACCCTGGCGTTGTTCAAAAAGATCACGGAGGAAAACAAGACTGGCAATGTCTTCTACTCTCCTCTCAGCATCTCTTCGGCCCTGGCCATGGTGCTGCTGGGTGCACGGGGGAACACCTCCACACAGATGTCAGAg GTGCTCTGCTTCTCCGAGGCAGAGGGACCCCAGCAGCAGGCTCTTCCAGCACTGGCACAGATGCAGATGCAGCAGAGGGCGCCCACCACCTTTCTGCCACCGTTTCTGCTCAAGAGGATG GCGCTGCAACATCAGAAGGGCGAAGAGGACATCAACGCCAGCTTCTCCAAACTGCTGAGCGAGCTGAACAAGCCAGACGCGCTGTACTCCCTCAGTCTGGCCAACAGGCTGTATGGAGAGAAGACTTACCAGTTTGTTCAG GAGTTCCTGGATGAAACCAGGAAGTACTACCAGGCAGACCTTCAGTCTGTGGACTTCAAAGCCAAGGCAGAGGAGGCCAGGGTGGAGATAAACACCTGGGTGGAGAAACAGACACAAG ATAAAATCAAGGACCTGTTGGTACCTGGTGTGGTTGACTCGCTGACAAAGTTGGTGCTGGTCAACGCCATCTACTTCAAGGGAAAGTGGGACAAGCAGTTTAAGGAGGAAGCCACCAAGGAGACTGCCTTCAAACTGAACAAG AATGACACTAAGAAGGTGAAGATGATGCACCACAAAGCAACTTTCCCACTTGCCTTCATCCCTGAGGCCAATTGCCAG ATCCTGGAGCTGCCCTATGAAGGCAAAGAACTCAGCATGCTGATCTGCCTCCCAATGGAAATTGAGGACGGCACCACCGGCCTGGAGAAG CTGGAAGCGATGCTGACCTACGAGACCTTCATGGAATGGACCCGGCCAGACATGATGGACCAGAGTGAAGTCAATGTGGGCCTGCCGCGATTCAAGATGACGCAGACCTACGACATGAAAGACCTGCTGGTCAGCATGGGCATGGTGGACGCCTTCGACCAGGGCCTCAGTGACTTCTCTG GCATGTCCTCGGCCAACGACCTGGTGCTGTCCAAGGTGGTCCACAAGGCCTTCGTGGAGGTCAACGAGGAGGGCAccgaggccgccgccgccaccgctgccATCATGATGCTGCGATGCATCAGGGTTATCCCCCAATTCGTCGCCGACCaccccttcctcttcttcatccgCCACAACCCCAGCAAGAGCATCCTGTTCGCCGGCCGCTACAGCTCACCTGAGTGA
- the LOC132452983 gene encoding leukocyte elastase inhibitor-like isoform X2, giving the protein MTIQEALLTGSLALAKDCLGLSKTLWAFPNTIDIIDISLFSYLYLSLVKDRNTLHTMASSTPLTEANTTFTLALFKKITEENKTGNVFYSPLSISSALAMVLLGARGNTSTQMSEALQHQKGEEDINASFSKLLSELNKPDALYSLSLANRLYGEKTYQFVQEFLDETRKYYQADLQSVDFKAKAEEARVEINTWVEKQTQDKIKDLLVPGVVDSLTKLVLVNAIYFKGKWDKQFKEEATKETAFKLNKNDTKKVKMMHHKATFPLAFIPEANCQILELPYEGKELSMLICLPMEIEDGTTGLEKLEAMLTYETFMEWTRPDMMDQSEVNVGLPRFKMTQTYDMKDLLVSMGMVDAFDQGLSDFSGMSSANDLVLSKVVHKAFVEVNEEGTEAAAATAAIMMLRCIRVIPQFVADHPFLFFIRHNPSKSILFAGRYSSPE; this is encoded by the exons ATGACAATTCAGGAAGCACTCCTGACAGGTTCGTTGGCGTTGGCCAAAGATTGCTTAGGCTTGAGTAAAACGTTATGGGCGTTTCCGAATACCATCGACATTATCGACATTAGTCTCTTCTCTTACCTTTACCTATCGCTTGTCAAGGACAGGAACACACTGC ACACAATGGCATCCTCAACCCCTTTGACCGAGGCCAACACCACCTTTACCCTGGCGTTGTTCAAAAAGATCACGGAGGAAAACAAGACTGGCAATGTCTTCTACTCTCCTCTCAGCATCTCTTCGGCCCTGGCCATGGTGCTGCTGGGTGCACGGGGGAACACCTCCACACAGATGTCAGAg GCGCTGCAACATCAGAAGGGCGAAGAGGACATCAACGCCAGCTTCTCCAAACTGCTGAGCGAGCTGAACAAGCCAGACGCGCTGTACTCCCTCAGTCTGGCCAACAGGCTGTATGGAGAGAAGACTTACCAGTTTGTTCAG GAGTTCCTGGATGAAACCAGGAAGTACTACCAGGCAGACCTTCAGTCTGTGGACTTCAAAGCCAAGGCAGAGGAGGCCAGGGTGGAGATAAACACCTGGGTGGAGAAACAGACACAAG ATAAAATCAAGGACCTGTTGGTACCTGGTGTGGTTGACTCGCTGACAAAGTTGGTGCTGGTCAACGCCATCTACTTCAAGGGAAAGTGGGACAAGCAGTTTAAGGAGGAAGCCACCAAGGAGACTGCCTTCAAACTGAACAAG AATGACACTAAGAAGGTGAAGATGATGCACCACAAAGCAACTTTCCCACTTGCCTTCATCCCTGAGGCCAATTGCCAG ATCCTGGAGCTGCCCTATGAAGGCAAAGAACTCAGCATGCTGATCTGCCTCCCAATGGAAATTGAGGACGGCACCACCGGCCTGGAGAAG CTGGAAGCGATGCTGACCTACGAGACCTTCATGGAATGGACCCGGCCAGACATGATGGACCAGAGTGAAGTCAATGTGGGCCTGCCGCGATTCAAGATGACGCAGACCTACGACATGAAAGACCTGCTGGTCAGCATGGGCATGGTGGACGCCTTCGACCAGGGCCTCAGTGACTTCTCTG GCATGTCCTCGGCCAACGACCTGGTGCTGTCCAAGGTGGTCCACAAGGCCTTCGTGGAGGTCAACGAGGAGGGCAccgaggccgccgccgccaccgctgccATCATGATGCTGCGATGCATCAGGGTTATCCCCCAATTCGTCGCCGACCaccccttcctcttcttcatccgCCACAACCCCAGCAAGAGCATCCTGTTCGCCGGCCGCTACAGCTCACCTGAGTGA
- the LOC132452986 gene encoding leukocyte elastase inhibitor-like isoform X3 — translation MDTMASSTPLTEANTTFTLALFKRITEENKSGNVFYSPLSISSALAMVLLGARGNTSTQMSEVLCFSEAEGPQQQALPALAQMQMQQRAPTTFLPPFLLKRMKGEEDINASFSKLLSELNKPDALYSLSLANRLYGEKTYQFVQEFLDETRKYYQADLQSVDFQAKAEEARVEINTWVEKQTQDKIKDLLVPGVVDSLTRLVLVNAIYFKGKWDEPFKEEATMETAFKLNKNDTKKVKMMYQKARFLLAFIREANCQILELPYEGKELSMLICLPMEIEDGTTGLEKLEAMLTYETFMEWTRLDRLYHGEVIVGLPRFKMTQTYDMKDLLVSMGMVDAFDQGLSDFSGMSSANDLVLSKVVHKAFVEVNEEGTEAAAATAARVEKRSAPTTPRFDADHPFLFFIRHNPSKSILFAGRYSSPE, via the exons ATGG ACACAATGGCATCCTCAACCCCTTTGACCGAGGCCAACACCACCTTTACCCTGGCGTTGTTCAAAAGGATCACGGAGGAAAACAAGTCTGGCAATGTCTTCTACTCTCCTCTCAGCATCTCTTCGGCCTTGGCCATGGTGCTGCTGGGTGCACGGGGGAACACCTCCACACAGATGTCAGag GTGCTCTGCTTCTCCGAGGCAGAGGGACCCCAGCAGCAGGCTCTTCCAGCACTGGCACAGATGCAGATGCAGCAGAGGGCGCCCACCACCTTTCTGCCACCGTTTCTGCTCAAGAGGATG AAGGGCGAAGAGGACATCAACGCCAGCTTCTCCAAACTGCTGAGCGAGCTGAACAAGCCAGACGCGCTGTACTCCCTCAGTCTGGCCAACAGGCTGTATGGAGAGAAGACCTACCAGTTTGTTCAG GAGTTCCTGGATGAAACCAGGAAGTACTACCAGGCAGACCTCCAGTCTGTGGACTTCCAAGCCAAGGCAGAGGAGGCCAGGGTGGAGATAAACACCTGGGTGGAGAAACAGACACAAG ATAAAATCAAGGACCTGTTGGTACCTGGTGTGGTTGACTCGCTGACCAGGTTGGTGCTGGTCAACGCCATCTACTTCAAGGGAAAGTGGGACGAGCCGTTCAAGGAGGAAGCCACCATGGAGACTGCCTTCAAACTGAACAAG AATGACACTAAGAAAGTGAAGATGATGTACCAGAAAGCAAGGTTCCTTCTTGCCTTCATTCGTGAGGCAAATTGCCAG ATCCTGGAGCTGCCCTATGAAGGCAAAGAACTCAGCATGCTGATCTGCCTGCCTATGGAAATTGAGGACGGCACCACCGGCCTGGAGAAG CTGGAAGCGATGCTGACCTACGAGACCTTCATGGAATGGACCCGGCTAGACAGGTTGTACCACGGTGAAGTCATTGTGGGCCTGCCGCGATTCAAGATGACGCAGACCTACGACATGAAAGACCTGCTGGTCAGCATGGGCATGGTGGACGCCTTCGACCAGGGCCTCAGTGACTTCTCTG GCATGTCCTCGGCCAACGACCTGGTGCTGTCTAAGGTGGTCCACAAGGCCTTCGTGGAGGTCAACGAGGAGGGCAccgaggccgccgccgccaccgctgccCGCGTTGAGAAGCGTAGCGCCCCTACAACCCCCCGATTCGACGCCGACCaccccttcctcttcttcatccgCCACAACCCCAGCAAGAGCATCCTGTTCGCCGGCCGCTACAGCTCACCTGAGTGA
- the LOC132452980 gene encoding uncharacterized protein LOC132452980, producing MHQNVFDYIHIDDRQEFKRQLHWAMCPPQHKGAHQEHQRPPGTGEEYVVSNLFHSPDGGSIPPELNSFLNRCFIARVRCLLDSTSGFLTMQFQGRLKFLVGQKKKSGSGALLPPQLALFCVAVPLLMPSITEMKMKGLLLRGKSRGGPGFLPGMDPSERGEPFRRHSGNGGMGEACDPLLLPCSTPNDAQRGQHTPWTPLSKDNIKYRPEGFYNQDEPLNYCKTSMAPHKGLSPGLGGGWPQRPNSGANRAGQGGGYLPSNRMNKANHYGKPYRQPPSCNGGRGGEVFVSRLYGNLQSPTEPDTYCVDLVKSEGGYGECYNAHLMAEMPPIKVEHDSDSENGLDPYGRPWACRDPGLIERCYGNALYDPNTGVQLKSEADFYDQQYSPCLRGKAAISPPYVHHGHYDNYAAVNGVNAPGRLQKYNKDPGHMHNNNNHNNNNSQFSPHRGPHPDPLCSSQTLNLIDAQAYQGAPMEPHKAFMQQDYSKHNGYEFKGHGIIHSIKREPMDSPPWSENGHDMGQALMGATRNVMPCAMNAGHLKTNPYVYMQ from the exons ATGCACCAGAATGTGTTTGACTACATCCACATTGACGACCGCCAGGAGTTCAAACGTCAGCTGCACTGGGCCATGTGTCCCCCACAACACAAGGGGGCGCACCAGGAGCACCAGCGCCCACCGGGGACTG GTGAGGAGTACGTGGTGAGCAATCTCTTCCACTCCCCTGACGGAGGCAGTATCCCCCCGGAGCTCAACTCCTTCCTCAACCGTTGCTTCATTGCCCGGGTGCGCTGCCTGTTGGACAGCACCtctggcttcctg ACTATGCAGTTCCAGGGACGACTGAAGTTCCTCGTGGGGCAGAAGAAGAAGTCTGGCTCGGGGGCCCTGCTGCCGCCCCAGCTGGCCCTGTTCTGTGTGGCCGTGCCCCTGCTGATGCCCTCCATCACAGAGATGAAGATGAAGGGCCTgctgctgagggggaagagCAGAGGAGGCCCAGGGTTCCTCCCAGGCATGGATCCCAG CGAGCGAGGGGAACCTTTCAGGAGACATTCAGGGaacggagggatgggggaggccTGTGACCCTCTCTTGCTCCCTTGCTCCACGCCGAATGATGCCCAGCGGGGCCAGCACACCCCCTGGACCCCCCTCTCCAAGGACAACATCAAGTACCGGCCGGAGGGCTTCTACAACCAGGACGAGCCCCTCAACTACTGTAAGACCTCAATGGCTCCCCACAAAGGCCTCAGCCCAGGCCTGGGCGGTGGGTGGCCTCAGCGGCCCAACTCCGGAGCCAACAGGGCGGGGCAGGGAGGTGGCTACCTCCCCTCTAACAGGATGAACAAGGCCAACCACTACGGGAAGCCGTACCGCCAGCCCCCCAGCTGCAACGGAGGCCGGGGCGGCGAGGTGTTTGTCTCCCGTCTCTATGGCAACCTCCAGAGCCCAACCGAGCCGGACACGTACTGCGTGGACCTGGTGAAGAGCGAGGGCGGCTACGGCGAGTGCTACAACGCGCACCTGATGGCGGAGATGCCGCCCATCAAGGTGGAGCACGACTCGGACTCTGAGAACGGCCTGGACCCCTACGGCCGGCCCTGGGCCTGCCGCGACCCGGGCCTCATAGAGCGCTGCTACGGCAACGCGCTGTACGACCCCAACACCGGCGTCCAGCTCAAATCCGAGGCGGACTTCTACGACCAGCAGTACTCGCCGTGTCTGCGGGGGAAGGCCGCCATCAGCCCGCCGTACGTCCACCACGGTCACTACGACAACTACGCCGCCGTCAACGGCGTCAACGCGCCCGGGCGGCTGCAGAAGTACAACAAAGACCCCGGCCACatgcacaacaacaacaaccacaacaacaacaacagccagtTCAGCCCCCACCGGGGCCCGCACCCGGACCCCCTTTGTAGCAGCCAGACGCTGAACCTCATTGACGCCCAGGCCTACCAGGGCGCTCCCATGGAGCCCCACAAGGCCTTCATGCAGCAGGACTACAGCAAGCACAACGGCTACGAGTTCAAGGGTCACGGCATCATCCACTCCATCAAGCGGGAGCCAATGGACTCACCGCCGTGGTCGGAGAACGGCCATGACATGGGCCAGGCCTTGATGGGTGCCACCCGGAACGTTATGCCCTGCGCCATGAACGCAGGCCACCTCAAAACCAACCCGTACGTGTACATGCAGTGA